One Pelosinus sp. IPA-1 genomic window carries:
- a CDS encoding SDR family oxidoreductase — protein MKNLEGKVAIVTGASRGIGSAIAKQLAALGAKVVVNYSSSPEKAAKVVEEINRSEEKAIAIQADVSNIKDVEELFLKTINKFGKVDILINNAGVILYKMLADVTEEEFDRLFNINVKGTYFACQHAMKFMENNGRIVNFSTSVVGGMFPTYSVYAATKGAVEQITRQLAKEFGPKKITINAIAPGPVNTELFNIGKTEQQIEAIKQINAFGRLGEPNDIANVIEFLVSDNAQWVTGQTLRVNGGFI, from the coding sequence ATGAAAAATTTAGAAGGAAAAGTAGCAATCGTAACAGGTGCATCTAGAGGAATAGGCAGTGCCATAGCTAAGCAATTAGCAGCCCTAGGCGCGAAGGTCGTCGTAAATTATTCTAGCAGTCCGGAGAAAGCAGCAAAGGTAGTTGAAGAAATTAATAGGTCTGAAGAAAAGGCCATCGCAATTCAAGCAGACGTTAGCAATATAAAAGATGTTGAAGAGTTATTTTTAAAAACCATTAATAAATTTGGCAAAGTAGATATACTAATTAATAATGCCGGTGTAATACTTTATAAAATGCTTGCAGATGTAACAGAAGAAGAATTTGATAGACTTTTTAATATAAACGTAAAAGGAACCTACTTTGCTTGCCAACATGCAATGAAGTTTATGGAAAATAACGGAAGAATTGTGAACTTTTCAACTTCGGTAGTTGGCGGTATGTTTCCAACATACAGCGTTTACGCAGCTACAAAGGGCGCTGTTGAACAAATCACACGGCAATTAGCAAAAGAATTCGGCCCCAAAAAAATTACCATTAATGCCATAGCGCCAGGTCCAGTTAATACTGAACTTTTCAACATTGGTAAGACGGAGCAACAAATTGAAGCTATAAAGCAAATAAATGCCTTTGGTCGTTTAGGTGAGCCAAATGACATTGCAAATGTTATTGAGTTTTTGGTGAGTGATAACGCGCAATGGGTAACTGGTCAAACACTGCGTGTTAATGGCGGATTTATTTGA
- a CDS encoding AraC family transcriptional regulator → MVRIYNERDHSLVSQRRRLALLVERYTDRDGFQATSIPALDFIRASNISEPLHAIYTPSLCVILQGAKSVTLGKESYRYDTNSYLVASVHLPIIGQIIEATPEFPYLGIRLSFSSEQILDIIKSSKQVCDSKSDLERGLIVTKANSTLFDALLRLVSLLDNPSDIPTLAPLFTREILYRILQDEPGYIMKQFAVIGSHAQAISKIINLINNDFAKPLRIDELAKVINMSPSSLHHYFKKATAMSPLQYQKQVRLQEARRLLLSQTLEAADAAYKVGYESPTQFSREYARMFGLPPMSDIKRLKASIYANF, encoded by the coding sequence ATGGTTAGAATTTATAATGAAAGAGACCATAGCTTAGTTAGTCAGAGAAGACGGTTAGCTTTGCTAGTTGAGCGATATACTGACAGAGATGGGTTTCAAGCAACGTCCATACCAGCATTAGATTTTATACGTGCTTCTAATATATCAGAACCCTTACATGCAATTTATACACCGTCTTTATGTGTAATCTTGCAAGGGGCAAAATCCGTAACTCTCGGGAAAGAAAGTTATAGATATGATACTAATTCTTATTTAGTAGCTTCCGTTCATTTGCCTATTATAGGGCAAATCATTGAAGCTACTCCCGAATTTCCATATTTGGGTATAAGACTTAGTTTTAGTTCCGAGCAAATTCTTGATATTATCAAAAGCTCCAAGCAAGTTTGTGACTCAAAATCCGACTTAGAAAGAGGCCTAATTGTAACCAAAGCTAATTCGACACTTTTTGATGCCTTATTGAGACTTGTCAGTCTCTTAGATAATCCCAGTGATATTCCAACTCTAGCGCCGCTGTTCACTAGAGAAATTCTTTACAGGATTTTGCAAGATGAACCTGGATACATAATGAAACAATTTGCTGTGATAGGCAGCCATGCACAGGCTATCTCAAAAATCATTAACCTGATTAACAACGATTTTGCAAAACCCTTGCGTATTGACGAATTAGCCAAGGTGATTAATATGAGTCCCTCGTCACTGCACCATTACTTTAAAAAGGCTACTGCCATGAGTCCCTTACAATATCAAAAACAAGTTAGATTACAAGAAGCAAGGCGGCTTTTGCTCTCGCAAACATTGGAAGCGGCAGATGCAGCTTATAAAGTAGGTTATGAAAGCCCAACCCAATTTAGTCGTGAATACGCAAGAATGTTTGGATTGCCACCTATGAGTGATATAAAGCGTCTTAAAGCTTCTATATATGCTAATTTTTAA